A genomic region of Runella rosea contains the following coding sequences:
- a CDS encoding aldose 1-epimerase family protein produces MITIQNADLQVTINPKGAELNSLVLLASQLEFMWQGNPDFWGKHSPVLFPIVGGLKDNTYYFKGNAYTLPRHGFAREKTFVVEQQQSDSVTFLLTHDETTLAVYPFEFAFRVRYSLLNNQLKVSYLVENTNNDALWFSVGAHPAFKVPLVEGTQYNDYLLSFNQSEDWARWPLTPEGLVEKTPVLLAKQTTDLPLTKELFYEDALVFKNYRSDSVVLHTPKSSHSLQFDFPHFPYLGIWAAKNADFVCIEPWCGIADSADHNQDITKKEGIIQLAAKEHFERSWTVTLG; encoded by the coding sequence GCTCAATAGCTTGGTTTTGCTCGCTTCCCAGCTTGAATTTATGTGGCAGGGAAATCCTGATTTTTGGGGCAAACATTCGCCCGTTTTGTTTCCGATTGTGGGAGGACTAAAAGACAATACTTACTACTTTAAAGGGAATGCCTACACCCTTCCCCGCCACGGGTTTGCCCGTGAAAAAACCTTTGTGGTGGAGCAGCAACAAAGCGATTCAGTTACGTTTTTGTTGACCCACGACGAAACTACATTGGCCGTGTACCCGTTTGAATTTGCGTTTCGGGTTCGGTATTCGTTGTTAAACAATCAATTGAAGGTTAGCTATTTGGTAGAAAATACAAACAATGATGCACTGTGGTTTTCGGTAGGAGCGCACCCCGCGTTTAAAGTGCCGTTGGTAGAAGGAACGCAGTATAATGACTATCTTCTGAGTTTCAATCAATCCGAAGACTGGGCGCGTTGGCCGTTGACGCCCGAAGGGTTGGTTGAAAAAACGCCCGTTTTGCTGGCGAAGCAAACAACGGATTTGCCGCTGACCAAAGAACTATTCTACGAAGACGCGCTGGTCTTTAAAAACTATCGTTCCGACAGTGTGGTGCTGCACACGCCCAAATCCTCGCATTCGCTACAATTTGATTTTCCCCATTTTCCTTATCTCGGCATTTGGGCCGCCAAAAACGCCGACTTCGTTTGCATCGAACCCTGGTGCGGCATCGCCGATTCGGCGGACCACAACCAAGATATTACTAAAAAAGAAGGCATTATTCAGTTGGCGGCCAAAGAACATTTTGAGCGGAGTTGGACGGTGACGTTGGGATGA
- a CDS encoding HD domain-containing protein — translation MQTQSYYQKAIKFATLKHLEQNQTVPGTPLPYVVHLSNVAMEILIAAQNSPNFDVDFAIQVALLHDTLEDTTTTLEELSAEFGARIAEAVLALTKNNELPKSEKMTDSLNRIKKLQKETWAVKLADRITNMQMPPSHWSNAKKIDYQKEAIIILEALNGGNIFLENRLRLKIAEYDNYLQR, via the coding sequence ATGCAAACACAATCCTATTATCAAAAAGCTATAAAGTTTGCCACTTTAAAACATTTGGAGCAAAATCAGACGGTACCAGGCACCCCCCTTCCGTATGTTGTACACTTGAGTAACGTGGCGATGGAGATTTTGATTGCAGCGCAAAACTCCCCAAATTTTGATGTAGATTTTGCCATTCAGGTAGCGCTTTTACACGATACTTTAGAGGATACAACCACCACTTTGGAGGAGCTTAGTGCTGAATTTGGCGCTAGGATTGCCGAAGCTGTTTTAGCTTTAACAAAAAATAATGAGTTGCCAAAATCGGAGAAAATGACCGATAGCCTGAACCGAATAAAGAAACTGCAAAAAGAAACTTGGGCTGTAAAATTAGCCGATAGAATTACAAATATGCAAATGCCACCGAGTCATTGGAGCAATGCAAAAAAAATAGACTACCAAAAAGAAGCAATCATCATTTTAGAAGCACTAAACGGGGGCAATATTTTTTTGGAAAACCGACTGCGCTTAAAAATAGCAGAATACGACAATTATCTTCAAAGGTAA
- a CDS encoding GNAT family N-acetyltransferase: MKIDIQILTEQQIGEMTELISVFQKVFEMDEFIYPNENHLNKLLKSPNFLAVTAKQASTIVAGMTVYILDPYYSTKPLAFIYDLAVLRDYQRQGIGKRIIDFFKSYCQQQGFEEVFVFADQVDEEAIEFYRTTKPTHESQTVYFNYVLENHIEAKKSF; the protein is encoded by the coding sequence ATGAAAATAGATATTCAAATACTAACAGAGCAACAGATAGGCGAAATGACTGAATTAATTTCGGTTTTTCAGAAGGTATTTGAAATGGACGAATTTATTTACCCAAACGAAAATCACTTAAATAAACTACTGAAAAGTCCCAATTTTCTCGCAGTAACAGCTAAGCAAGCTAGTACAATCGTTGCAGGTATGACCGTTTATATCCTTGACCCCTATTATTCTACGAAACCATTGGCGTTTATTTACGACTTGGCAGTGTTGAGAGACTATCAAAGGCAAGGTATTGGGAAAAGAATAATTGATTTCTTCAAGTCCTATTGTCAACAACAAGGATTTGAAGAAGTCTTTGTATTTGCTGACCAAGTGGATGAAGAGGCTATTGAATTTTATCGCACCACTAAGCCTACACATGAAAGCCAAACCGTATATTTTAACTATGTTTTGGAGAATCATATAGAAGCTAAAAAATCGTTCTAA
- a CDS encoding arylesterase, whose translation MPKIVSICLLYFLMFAFVACTNNEKPSDAQTSAAKSSPATPVKTVKNILIFGNSLTAGYGLEPSESYPAQLQNRLDSLKLPYKIVNAGVSGETTSGGNSRLDWVLKNPVDIFILELGGNDGLRGIPATETRKNLQSMIDKVKAKYPEAKIVLAGMQVPPSMGKKYADEFKVIYPELAQKNKVALIPFLLENVGGEVKLNQKDGIHPNAIGAKIVAENVWQVLEGMLEKGT comes from the coding sequence ATGCCTAAAATAGTTTCAATCTGCCTGCTTTATTTTTTGATGTTTGCCTTTGTGGCCTGTACCAACAACGAAAAACCCTCGGATGCGCAAACATCCGCGGCCAAAAGCAGCCCCGCTACACCCGTAAAAACCGTTAAGAACATCCTCATTTTTGGCAATAGCCTCACCGCCGGCTACGGTCTGGAGCCTTCAGAATCGTACCCTGCACAGCTCCAAAATCGGTTGGATTCGCTCAAATTACCTTATAAAATCGTGAATGCGGGCGTCAGCGGCGAGACTACTTCGGGCGGCAACAGCCGTTTGGATTGGGTGCTGAAAAACCCCGTTGATATTTTCATTCTTGAATTGGGCGGCAACGACGGTCTGCGCGGGATTCCCGCCACTGAAACCCGCAAAAACCTCCAATCCATGATTGACAAGGTGAAAGCCAAATACCCCGAAGCCAAGATTGTTTTAGCGGGTATGCAGGTGCCACCCAGCATGGGCAAAAAATACGCCGACGAATTCAAAGTAATTTACCCCGAGTTGGCCCAGAAAAACAAGGTAGCACTCATTCCTTTCCTCCTCGAAAACGTAGGTGGTGAAGTAAAGTTGAACCAAAAAGACGGCATCCACCCCAACGCCATCGGGGCAAAAATCGTGGCCGAAAATGTGTGGCAGGTGCTAGAAGGAATGCTGGAGAAGGGTACTTAA